Proteins co-encoded in one Neofelis nebulosa isolate mNeoNeb1 chromosome 2, mNeoNeb1.pri, whole genome shotgun sequence genomic window:
- the TMEM35B gene encoding transmembrane protein 35B isoform X2: MALGLAALRVLLGGFFALTGAAKLSGQISAPASEQMNQEPSLLYSIFHGLWTRTGPADVPRQLLLQRSDVFRLFWIPWPCVTIAATTATPPPRTCFPSLGLPSFSDLSHTSTFPPELSSLWHL; this comes from the exons ATGGCGCTCGGGCTCGCCGCTCTGCGCGTCCTGCTGGGTGGCTTCTTCGCGCTCACGGGGGCGGCCAAGCTCTCGGGGCAGATCTCGGCACCAGCGTCCGAGCAGATG aaCCAGGAGCCCTCCCTGCTGTACTCTATTTTCCATGGCCTTTGGACTAGGACAG GACCTGCTGATGTACCAAGACAGCTGCTGCTTCAAAGATCAGACGTCTTCAGACTCTTCTGGATCCCCTGGCCTTGTGTCACCATTGCTGCCAccactgccacccctcccccccggaCTTGCTTTCCATCTCTGGGGCTTCCCTCATTTTCAGATCTTTCTCATACCTCCACCTTCCCTCCG GAGCTATCTTCACTCTGGCATCTCTGA
- the TMEM35B gene encoding transmembrane protein 35B isoform X3 codes for MALGLAALRVLLGGFFALTGAAKLSGQISAPASEQMKALFVQFAEVFPLKVFGYQPDPMGYQEAVGWLELLAGLLLVLGPPMLQEISNLLLTLLMMEPGALPAVLYFPWPLD; via the exons ATGGCGCTCGGGCTCGCCGCTCTGCGCGTCCTGCTGGGTGGCTTCTTCGCGCTCACGGGGGCGGCCAAGCTCTCGGGGCAGATCTCGGCACCAGCGTCCGAGCAGATG AAAGCCCTGTTTGTGCAGTTTGCTGAGGTGTTCCCGTTGAAGGTGTTCGGCTATCAGCCAGATCCCATGGGCTATCAAGAGGCTGTGGGCTGGCTGGAACTGCTGGCTGGGCTGCTGCTGGTCCTGGGCCCACCGATGCTGCAAGAGATCAGTAACTTGCTTTTGACCCTGCTCATGATGG aaCCAGGAGCCCTCCCTGCTGTACTCTATTTTCCATGGCCTTTGGACTAG
- the TMEM35B gene encoding transmembrane protein 35B isoform X1, translated as MALGLAALRVLLGGFFALTGAAKLSGQISAPASEQMKALFVQFAEVFPLKVFGYQPDPMGYQEAVGWLELLAGLLLVLGPPMLQEISNLLLTLLMMGAIFTLASLKESPNTYIPAIICLGLLLLLDICQL; from the exons ATGGCGCTCGGGCTCGCCGCTCTGCGCGTCCTGCTGGGTGGCTTCTTCGCGCTCACGGGGGCGGCCAAGCTCTCGGGGCAGATCTCGGCACCAGCGTCCGAGCAGATG AAAGCCCTGTTTGTGCAGTTTGCTGAGGTGTTCCCGTTGAAGGTGTTCGGCTATCAGCCAGATCCCATGGGCTATCAAGAGGCTGTGGGCTGGCTGGAACTGCTGGCTGGGCTGCTGCTGGTCCTGGGCCCACCGATGCTGCAAGAGATCAGTAACTTGCTTTTGACCCTGCTCATGATGG GAGCTATCTTCACTCTGGCATCTCTGAAAGAGTCACCGAACACTTACATCCCAGCAATCATCTGCCTggggctcctgctgctgctggatATCTGCCAGCTCTGA
- the LOC131491251 gene encoding platelet-activating factor receptor-like — protein MNGSVGDPGVGGCSPWDDPARFIVVPTAYALALGLGLPANVAALAVFVRSGRRLGQALRLYLLNLALADVLFTLTLPLWLTYYLGPAHWPFPEAACRAAGAAYYVATYAAVAFAALISVCRCGSVRGPRPRAAGRLALRRRGPARAACAAAWLAGLACAAPSLAAPHALRPGPGGAARCLEHGWARAGLAYATVAFFAAAFLLVLAAYVSLARALAAPSGPGPAPAGPHRRAARTMVLGLLLVFALCLAPYHLLLAPWVAGREGAAGSDGGGCRAASTLDVLHTLSLALLSLNSCLDPLIYCFSVRRFRQDCWTLGCRLGVRAPGAHATSLASSP, from the coding sequence ATGAACGGCAGTGTTGGGGACCCGGGTGTCGGCGGCTGCAGCCCCTGGGACGACCCTGCTCGCTTCATCGTGGTGCCCACTGCCTACGCCCTGGCGCTGGGCCTGGGGCTGCCGGCCAACGTGGCCGCCCTGGCGGTGTTCGTCCGCAGCGGCAGGCGCCTGGGCCAGGCCCTGCGGCTCTACCTTCTCAACCTGGCCCTGGCCGATGTGCTCTTCACGCTCACGCTGCCGCTGTGGCTCACCTACTACCTGGGCCCGGCCCACTGGCCCTTCCCGGAGGCCGCCTGCCGCGCGGCCGGCGCGGCCTACTACGTGGCCACCTACGCGGCCGTGGCCTTCGCCGCGCTCATCAGCGTGTGCCGCTGCGGCTCGGTGCGCGGGCCCCGGCCCAGGGCGGCCGGCCGCCTCGCGCTGCGCCGCCGGGGCCCAGCGCGCGCCGCCTGCGCCGCCGCCTGGCTGGCCGGCCTGGCCTGCGCCGCGCCCTCGTTGGCCGCGCCGCACGCGCTGCGCCCGGGCCCGGGCGGTGCCGCTCGCTGCCTGGAGCACGGCTGGGCGCGCGCCGGCCTGGCCTACGCCACCGTGGCCTTCTTCGCCGCCGCCTTCCTGCTGGTGCTCGCGGCCTACGTGAGCCTGGCGCGGGCGCTCGCGGCCCCCTcgggccccggcccggcccccgccGGCCCGCACCGGCGCGCGGCCAGGACCATGGTGCTGGGGCTCCTGCTGGTCTTCGCCCTCTGCCTGGCGCCCTACCACCTGCTGCTGGCTCCCTGGGTGGCCGGGCGGGAGGGAGCCGCGGGCAGCGACGGCGGCGGGTGCCGCGCCGCCTCCACGCTCGACGTCCTGCACACCCTCAGCCTGGCGCTGCTGAGCCTCAACAGCTGCCTGGACCCGCTCATCTACTGCTTCTCGGTGCGCCGCTTCCGCCAGGACTGCTGGACGCTGGGCTGCCGCCTTGGGGTGAGGGCGCCCGGTGCACACGCGAcctccctggcctcctccccCTGA